One Pristiophorus japonicus isolate sPriJap1 unplaced genomic scaffold, sPriJap1.hap1 HAP1_SCAFFOLD_160, whole genome shotgun sequence genomic region harbors:
- the LOC139243090 gene encoding peroxisomal ATPase PEX6-like, with translation MTFLSVKGPELINMYVGQSEENVREVFSRARAAAPCVVFFDELDSLAPNRGRSGDSGGVMDRVVSQLLAELDGLDSSADVFVIGATNRPDLLDQALLRPGRFDKLLYVGVSEDREAQLRILKAITRKLTVDPRVSLSHVVEQCPPHVTGADLYSLCSDTMMFALKRKISRIEQGLDTEHSDLTLMPEDFERALTTLQPSVSEQDLLNYQLMQQRFTAK, from the exons ATGACCTTCCTCAG tgtgaaAGGCCCAGAGCTGATCAACATGTATGTTGGACAGAGCGAAGAGAATGTGCGAGAAG TGTTCAGCCGGGCGAGAGCAGCAGCTCCCTGTGTCGTGTTCTTCGATGAGTTGGATTCACTGGCGCCCAATCGAGGTCGGAGTGGGGATTCTGGGGGAGTCATGGACAG GGTGGTGTCTCAGCTTCTCGCCGAGCTCGATGGACTGGACTCCTCCGCCGATGTGTTTGTGATTGGTGCCACTAACAGACCTGATCTTCTGGACCAAGCCCTTCTCCGTCCGGGCAG GTTTGATAAGCTGCTGTACGTGGGAGTGAGTGAGGACCGAGAGGCACAGCTCCGAATACTGAAGGCAATAACACGGAA GTTGACGGTGGATCCCAGAGTGAGTCTGAGCCACGTTGTCGAGCAGTGCCCTCCACATGTGACCGGTGCTGACCTGTACTCGCTCTGCTCAGACACCATGATGTTCGCACTTAAACGCAAGATCAGCCGCATTGAGCAAG GCCTGGACACCGAGCACTCGGACCTGACTCTGATGCCCGAGGATTTTGAGCGAGCCCTCACCACGCTCCAGCCATCGGTCTCCGAGCAGGACCTCCTCAACTACCAACTGATGCAACAGAGATTCACGGCCAAATGA